The following are encoded together in the Flavobacterium sp. TR2 genome:
- a CDS encoding TolC family protein gives MKEILNQYKNTDVIRTTKSAVVITGILLLTACSAPKVSTKLDAAKLPENFDTERKEAAAETFIPLKTETFFKDPKLEELLKKAIAKNPDYLIMQERILIANSHLKVAKLALLPSLDFVADASGTHYGKYTMEGVGNYDTNFSQNITDKQKINENVTPNFFLGAKVSWEADIWGKLSNRKKAAQQRFFASQQGMRLLQTRLLGDIADLYFKLVALDKQAAIYDKNLKTQEKALDIVSAQRSVGKATELAVQQFNAQNNNIHAEASELKLSIDQTEKALLTLLGEYGGKIDRSTDFLAGHLEVLNQKISVDSIIHKRPDVSEAYFELLASNADAKSARAAFFPTVNLGGYAGFNSFSFNTLFDAGSFAWQLLGGLTAPVFNKGQIKQEFYVSNRRQEISFLQYQNAVTTAFNELSALLHRNEAYEDVLKYKLNEIDHLEIAVNVSNDLYLSGYANYLEIINAQKNKLQAELDFVDIQLRNANSQVLLYKALGGGIN, from the coding sequence ATGAAAGAAATATTAAATCAATATAAAAATACTGATGTAATAAGGACAACCAAAAGTGCCGTTGTAATAACCGGAATTTTACTTTTGACCGCTTGTTCTGCGCCAAAAGTCAGTACAAAACTAGACGCTGCAAAGCTTCCTGAGAATTTTGATACGGAAAGAAAAGAAGCTGCTGCCGAAACTTTTATTCCATTAAAAACAGAAACTTTTTTTAAAGACCCAAAATTAGAGGAATTATTAAAGAAAGCCATTGCCAAAAATCCTGATTATTTAATCATGCAGGAAAGAATCCTCATTGCCAATTCGCACTTAAAAGTGGCAAAACTGGCACTTCTTCCCTCTTTAGATTTTGTAGCAGATGCTTCTGGAACACATTACGGAAAATATACAATGGAGGGTGTTGGTAACTATGACACTAACTTTTCTCAGAATATTACAGACAAACAAAAAATCAACGAAAATGTTACTCCTAACTTTTTTCTGGGGGCGAAAGTCTCTTGGGAAGCTGACATCTGGGGAAAATTGAGCAATCGTAAAAAAGCTGCCCAACAGCGATTTTTTGCTTCTCAGCAAGGAATGCGCCTCTTGCAGACGCGTCTCTTGGGCGATATTGCCGACCTGTATTTCAAATTGGTTGCTTTAGACAAACAAGCGGCTATTTACGACAAAAACTTGAAAACGCAGGAAAAAGCGCTAGATATCGTTTCGGCACAAAGATCGGTCGGAAAGGCTACAGAATTGGCTGTACAGCAGTTTAATGCGCAAAACAATAACATTCATGCCGAAGCTTCAGAACTGAAATTAAGCATCGATCAGACCGAAAAAGCTTTATTGACGCTTTTAGGCGAATATGGCGGAAAAATTGACAGAAGCACTGATTTTCTAGCGGGCCATTTAGAAGTTTTAAACCAAAAAATAAGCGTAGATTCTATCATTCATAAACGACCAGACGTATCTGAAGCTTATTTCGAATTGCTTGCCAGCAACGCAGATGCTAAATCGGCTCGAGCTGCCTTTTTCCCAACGGTGAATCTGGGCGGATATGCAGGTTTCAACTCGTTTTCATTCAACACTCTTTTTGATGCAGGCTCTTTCGCTTGGCAGTTATTGGGCGGATTGACGGCTCCTGTTTTCAACAAAGGACAGATCAAACAGGAATTTTATGTTTCCAACAGAAGGCAGGAAATCTCGTTTCTTCAATATCAGAATGCTGTCACAACAGCTTTCAACGAGTTAAGCGCTTTGCTGCATAGAAATGAAGCTTATGAAGACGTTTTAAAATATAAATTGAACGAAATTGATCATCTCGAAATTGCGGTAAACGTCTCAAACGATTTGTATTTGAGCGGTTACGCCAATTATCTCGAAATCATCAATGCACAAAAAAATAAATTGCAGGCCGAATTGGATTTTGTTGATATCCAGCTTCGAAACGCAAACTCTCAAGTATTGCTGTACAAAGCTTTAGGCGGAGGAATAAATTAG
- a CDS encoding efflux RND transporter permease subunit, whose amino-acid sequence MIELFIRRKILSLIISVMIVLLGLLALFQLPITQFPDIVPPSVTVTAKYTGANAEVSANAVALPLERAINGVPGMTYMSTVTSNDGLTLIQVFFEVGTDPDLAAVNVQNRVTTILDELPEEVIRAGVTTEKEVNSMLMYLNITSTDKTQDEQFIFNFTDINILQELKRIDGVGRAEIMGQKEYSMRVWLDPEKMLSYNISANEVINSLQKQNISAAPGKVGEGSGQMNNQLQYVIKYGGKFFEPKQYEEIPLRANPDGTILRLKDISKIEFGAMSYGMVSKTDGKPSASIMLKQRPGSNASEVIASVKEKMAELKVSSFPPGMEFNIAYDVSRFLDASIHEVLRTLVEAFILVAFVVFLFLQDWRSTLIPVLAVPVALIGSFTFMSMMGFSINLLTLFALVLSIGIVVDNAIVVVEAVHVKISEEHMSPMDATISAMKEITGAVIAITIVMAAVFIPVAFLSGPVGVFYRQFSLTMAISIVISGINALTLTPALCAIMLKPHDPNKEKKSLLDRFFSRFNHWFDNITSKYIKVLVKFADRNTVTVGLLVLFCVLTWGTTKFLASGFIPTEDQGMVYVSVTTPQGATVERTEKALDEVTKIAQGIKGVDNVTTLAGYSIVTEIAGASYGMGMINLKDWSERDISVTEFMAELTEKTKNIADAQIEIFAPPTVPGFGNTSGFELRLLDKSGGSITNTDKVTKEFIKELNASPEIQNSFSSFDATFPQYLIHIDYDLAAKKGISVDNAMSTLQTMLGSFYATNFIRFSQMYKVMVQASPQFRQNPESILDMYLKNEAGEMVPFSTFIKLERVYGPEVLTRYNMYMSAMINGEPAEGYSSGDAIAAVERIAAEKLPSRFEVEWSGMTREEILSGNQTIYIFALCILFVYLLLAAQYESLLLPFPVLLSLPVGVFGSYLALVMVGLDNNIYAQVALVMLIGLLAKNAILIVEFAMAQNKLGRDIVEAAIEGARLRFRPILMTSFAFISGLIPLCIASGAGAIGNRSIGTAAAGGMLIGTVFGLLIIPGLYILFAKLEKRMSKS is encoded by the coding sequence ATGATAGAGTTATTTATCAGAAGGAAAATATTGTCTTTAATCATCTCGGTTATGATAGTCCTTCTGGGATTGCTGGCGTTGTTTCAGCTTCCCATTACCCAATTCCCAGACATTGTACCGCCGTCTGTAACCGTTACAGCAAAATATACAGGAGCAAACGCAGAAGTTTCGGCCAATGCCGTTGCTCTTCCGTTAGAAAGAGCCATAAACGGAGTTCCCGGAATGACGTATATGTCAACCGTAACTTCCAACGACGGTTTAACTTTAATTCAGGTTTTCTTCGAAGTAGGAACCGATCCAGATCTGGCTGCCGTAAACGTGCAAAACCGTGTAACGACAATACTTGACGAACTTCCAGAAGAGGTAATTCGTGCGGGAGTTACAACCGAAAAAGAGGTAAACAGTATGCTGATGTACTTGAACATTACAAGTACCGACAAAACTCAGGATGAGCAGTTTATCTTCAACTTTACCGATATTAATATTCTTCAAGAATTAAAACGTATTGATGGTGTCGGACGTGCCGAAATCATGGGGCAGAAAGAATATTCGATGCGTGTTTGGCTGGATCCAGAAAAGATGCTTTCGTACAATATTTCGGCAAATGAAGTAATTAATTCGCTTCAAAAACAAAACATTTCTGCGGCGCCCGGTAAAGTTGGTGAAGGTTCAGGACAAATGAACAATCAGCTGCAATACGTGATTAAATACGGAGGAAAATTCTTCGAGCCAAAGCAATACGAAGAAATTCCGTTAAGAGCCAATCCAGACGGAACGATTTTAAGATTGAAAGACATTTCGAAAATCGAATTTGGTGCCATGAGTTACGGAATGGTTTCTAAAACTGACGGAAAACCTTCTGCATCGATCATGCTAAAACAGCGTCCGGGTTCGAACGCTTCTGAAGTTATTGCGAGCGTAAAAGAAAAAATGGCAGAACTGAAAGTATCATCTTTTCCTCCTGGAATGGAATTCAACATTGCTTATGACGTTTCGCGTTTCCTTGATGCTTCGATTCACGAAGTATTGAGAACGTTGGTCGAAGCCTTTATTTTGGTGGCATTTGTAGTTTTCCTTTTCCTTCAAGATTGGAGATCGACTTTGATTCCGGTTTTAGCAGTTCCAGTCGCGCTTATCGGTTCGTTTACCTTTATGTCGATGATGGGATTCTCGATCAACCTATTGACGCTTTTCGCATTAGTGCTTTCTATCGGAATTGTGGTCGATAACGCGATTGTCGTCGTCGAAGCTGTTCACGTAAAAATTTCCGAAGAACATATGTCGCCAATGGACGCTACAATCAGTGCCATGAAAGAAATTACAGGTGCCGTTATTGCAATTACCATTGTTATGGCTGCGGTATTTATTCCGGTTGCTTTCTTGAGCGGTCCTGTGGGGGTTTTCTACCGACAATTCTCATTAACAATGGCCATTAGTATTGTAATTTCGGGTATTAACGCCCTTACGCTTACCCCTGCCCTTTGTGCCATTATGCTAAAACCGCACGATCCAAACAAAGAGAAGAAATCATTATTGGACAGATTCTTCAGCAGATTCAACCATTGGTTTGACAATATTACTTCAAAATACATCAAAGTATTGGTAAAATTTGCTGATCGCAACACTGTAACCGTTGGTTTATTAGTGCTGTTTTGCGTTTTGACTTGGGGAACCACAAAATTCTTAGCCTCAGGATTTATTCCAACTGAAGATCAGGGAATGGTTTACGTAAGTGTTACAACTCCGCAAGGAGCAACCGTAGAGCGTACCGAAAAAGCTTTGGACGAAGTAACCAAAATTGCACAAGGCATAAAAGGTGTAGACAACGTAACAACACTTGCGGGTTATAGCATTGTAACTGAAATCGCTGGAGCTTCTTACGGTATGGGGATGATCAACTTAAAAGATTGGAGCGAACGTGATATTTCGGTAACCGAATTTATGGCCGAACTCACAGAAAAGACTAAGAACATTGCCGATGCTCAAATCGAAATCTTTGCACCGCCAACCGTTCCGGGTTTTGGAAATACGAGTGGTTTCGAACTTCGTTTGCTGGATAAATCCGGAGGAAGCATTACCAATACCGATAAAGTAACCAAAGAATTCATCAAAGAACTGAATGCTTCTCCAGAAATTCAGAACTCTTTTTCGAGCTTTGATGCTACTTTCCCGCAGTATCTAATTCATATTGATTATGATCTGGCGGCCAAAAAAGGAATTTCAGTAGACAATGCCATGAGTACTTTACAGACTATGCTGGGTTCTTTTTATGCTACCAATTTTATCCGTTTTTCTCAAATGTATAAAGTAATGGTACAAGCAAGTCCGCAATTTCGTCAAAACCCAGAAAGCATTCTGGATATGTATTTGAAGAATGAAGCAGGAGAAATGGTTCCGTTCTCCACATTCATTAAATTAGAAAGAGTTTACGGACCAGAAGTTTTAACGCGTTACAATATGTATATGTCGGCTATGATTAACGGCGAACCAGCAGAAGGATACAGTTCTGGAGATGCTATCGCCGCTGTAGAAAGAATTGCCGCAGAAAAACTGCCAAGCCGCTTTGAAGTAGAATGGTCGGGTATGACGCGTGAAGAGATTTTGTCTGGTAACCAAACGATATACATTTTTGCGCTTTGTATACTTTTTGTATACTTATTGCTTGCCGCTCAATACGAAAGTTTATTGCTTCCGTTCCCAGTATTGTTAAGCCTTCCGGTTGGAGTTTTCGGTTCTTACCTGGCACTTGTAATGGTCGGACTCGACAATAACATTTATGCCCAAGTGGCGCTCGTTATGCTGATTGGTCTTCTCGCCAAAAACGCCATCTTGATCGTAGAATTTGCCATGGCACAGAATAAACTCGGACGTGATATTGTCGAAGCAGCGATTGAAGGAGCAAGACTTCGTTTCCGACCAATTCTTATGACCTCATTTGCTTTTATTTCAGGATTAATTCCGTTGTGTATTGCTTCTGGAGCTGGTGCAATTGGAAACCGCTCTATCGGAACAGCTGCTGCGGGAGGAATGTTAATCGGAACCGTGTTTGGTCTTTTAATTATTCCTGGACTTTACATCCTGTTTGCAAAATTGGAAAAACGAATGAGTAAATCTTAA
- a CDS encoding efflux RND transporter periplasmic adaptor subunit codes for MMSIYKNKFLLCTLALFVLVSCGDKAKKDSNNIKTVPVYKVTLKDTIVSSKFVADVHAKNNVEIHVRIPGLLDKVYVSEGQKVKKGQILFKISDVELQIQLLKAEAVYKNSRADLRIANVELEQAQTLFNKKVIADKELELSKAKYEAASAKVAHAAAEKKAINQQISFTTIRAPFDGTIDRIPFKEGSLVENGSLLTTVSQLDDVYAYFSIPENTYFQMMKDKTFNTQGDIKLVLPNGQVYDQKGELRTADGEIDRQTGSIQYKAKFHNPQGFIKHGTSGKLIISEPKTNAILIPQKAVFSIQDKQYVFRVNKDGVVKMTNVTIETTLDDVYILNEGLKSDDLIVQEGTQSLRDGDKINMKQM; via the coding sequence ATGATGAGCATTTATAAAAATAAATTTCTTTTATGCACCTTGGCTTTATTCGTTTTAGTCTCGTGCGGCGATAAAGCAAAAAAAGATTCAAACAACATAAAAACGGTTCCTGTTTATAAAGTAACTTTAAAAGACACCATAGTTTCTAGCAAATTTGTTGCCGATGTGCACGCTAAAAACAATGTAGAAATTCACGTTCGCATTCCCGGTCTGTTAGACAAAGTGTACGTTAGCGAAGGTCAAAAAGTAAAAAAAGGACAAATCCTTTTCAAAATAAGCGATGTTGAGCTTCAGATTCAGCTACTGAAAGCCGAAGCCGTTTACAAAAATTCAAGAGCAGATTTAAGAATTGCAAATGTAGAATTGGAACAAGCTCAAACACTTTTCAATAAAAAAGTAATTGCAGACAAAGAATTAGAATTATCTAAAGCAAAATATGAAGCCGCTTCCGCGAAAGTAGCGCACGCAGCTGCAGAAAAAAAAGCTATCAACCAGCAGATCAGCTTCACCACGATCCGCGCACCTTTTGACGGAACAATCGATCGTATTCCGTTCAAAGAAGGAAGCTTGGTAGAAAACGGTTCGTTACTGACCACTGTTTCTCAACTGGATGATGTTTATGCTTATTTCTCAATTCCTGAGAACACCTATTTCCAAATGATGAAAGACAAAACTTTCAACACGCAGGGCGATATTAAATTGGTATTGCCAAACGGACAAGTTTACGATCAAAAAGGAGAATTAAGAACCGCTGATGGCGAAATCGACAGACAAACAGGTTCTATTCAATACAAAGCAAAATTTCACAATCCGCAAGGGTTTATCAAACACGGAACTTCTGGCAAGCTGATTATTTCAGAGCCAAAAACCAATGCAATTTTAATTCCGCAGAAAGCTGTTTTTTCTATTCAAGACAAGCAATATGTTTTCCGCGTGAACAAAGATGGAGTAGTTAAAATGACGAATGTTACGATCGAAACCACTCTAGATGATGTGTACATCTTAAATGAAGGTCTAAAAAGCGACGATCTGATTGTACAAGAAGGTACGCAATCATTAAGAGACGGCGATAAAATCAACATGAAACAAATGTAG
- a CDS encoding REP-associated tyrosine transposase has protein sequence MKEGYVIRDQKLPHFITPTVVDWIDVFTRQCYRDIVIESLDYCIKNKGMILYGYVIMSNHIHLIIQSEDGKLSDLIRDFKKFVAKNILEKIQNSPESRKEWMLQRFELAAEGHQRNKRYQFWQYGNHAEEIYSLEFMWSKLHYVHLNPVRAGLVAKALDYIYSSASNYVSNSGLLEIEKADNPIVNVLDPKSINFYNLY, from the coding sequence ATGAAAGAAGGATATGTTATTCGAGATCAGAAATTGCCGCATTTTATTACGCCTACAGTTGTAGACTGGATTGATGTTTTTACGCGTCAATGTTATCGCGATATAGTTATAGAGTCTCTAGATTATTGCATTAAAAACAAAGGAATGATTTTATACGGTTACGTGATTATGAGTAATCATATTCATTTAATAATACAATCTGAAGATGGAAAACTGTCAGATTTGATAAGAGATTTTAAAAAGTTTGTTGCAAAAAATATTTTAGAAAAAATTCAAAATAGTCCTGAAAGCAGGAAAGAATGGATGCTGCAACGTTTTGAACTTGCAGCTGAAGGCCATCAGAGAAATAAAAGATACCAGTTTTGGCAGTACGGAAACCATGCTGAAGAAATTTATTCTTTAGAATTTATGTGGTCAAAGTTGCATTATGTACATTTGAATCCTGTGAGAGCCGGACTAGTGGCAAAAGCTTTAGATTATATTTATTCGAGTGCAAGTAACTATGTAAGCAATTCAGGCTTATTGGAAATTGAGAAAGCTGATAATCCAATAGTAAATGTGTTGGATCCGAAGTCTATAAATTTTTATAATTTGTACTAG
- the pgl gene encoding 6-phosphogluconolactonase: MIQIHNNTEEINSAAAEIFVDSAQKAIAAKGKFTAVLTGGSSPAGIYKLLASDAYKNKIDWSKVYIFWGDERWVPLNDDLSNAKMSYSTLLSHVPIPKENIFEMYKDDVTPENYAAEYEKSIRTVLGEEGKFDLILLGMGDDGHTASLFPGEPVLQEQTKWVDAYYLAPQKMHRITLTAPLINKAEKIVVVAFGEKKVHALKEVTTGEYNPTLYPMQLIKPVSGELLFLVDKVAAGTN; this comes from the coding sequence ATGATACAGATACACAATAATACAGAAGAAATTAATAGTGCCGCTGCAGAAATTTTTGTCGATTCTGCACAAAAAGCTATTGCCGCAAAAGGCAAATTTACAGCGGTTCTTACAGGAGGTTCTTCTCCTGCGGGAATCTACAAATTATTGGCTTCTGACGCTTACAAAAACAAAATAGACTGGAGTAAAGTTTATATTTTTTGGGGTGATGAAAGATGGGTTCCATTAAATGATGATTTGAGTAATGCTAAAATGTCTTATTCAACCTTATTGAGCCACGTTCCTATCCCTAAGGAAAACATTTTTGAAATGTACAAAGATGACGTTACACCTGAAAATTATGCAGCTGAATACGAAAAGTCTATCAGAACTGTTTTAGGCGAAGAAGGCAAATTTGATCTGATTTTATTAGGAATGGGAGACGACGGACACACAGCTTCTCTTTTTCCAGGCGAACCAGTTCTGCAAGAACAGACCAAATGGGTTGATGCCTATTATTTAGCTCCGCAAAAAATGCATCGCATCACGCTTACGGCACCATTAATCAATAAAGCAGAAAAAATTGTAGTGGTTGCTTTTGGAGAGAAAAAAGTTCACGCTTTGAAAGAAGTGACAACTGGCGAATACAATCCGACGCTCTATCCAATGCAATTGATTAAACCTGTTTCTGGCGAATTATTGTTTTTAGTAGATAAAGTCGCTGCAGGAACAAACTAA
- the zwf gene encoding glucose-6-phosphate dehydrogenase has translation MTKNKLKNPTIIVIFGGTGDLAKRKLFPAFQNLYLDGRMSEKFQIIALGRAEKTNEDFRSYVLDNLNLFSRKKGIADPETEKFLSHITYHSLDIDKEESYIGLNEKINNFDLAFGERANRLFYLSITPSFISTISNNIKKIGLAANPKQDRIIIEKPFGYDKASAIELNEMLSQTFKEEQIYRIDHYLGKETVQNILAFRFGNSMFEPLWSRNFIDFVQITVAEEVGVEERGGFYEGVGALKDMIQNHLLQILCMTAMEAPASLNADDIRNRKADVLKSIRRIKPEEVDHYIVRGQYGAGEIKGVPVPGYRQDKGIAPDSNTETYVAMKIYLDNWRWQGIPFYLRSGKRMEEKQSSIIIQFKPVPHSSFSYGKEGMTPNRLIINIQPAMDIKLQFMTKKPGLSLALRPAEMVFDYFACSTMSPEAYETLIADALAGDPTLFMRWDQVEEAWDAIDTIQQVWKTTPPTNFPNYKAGSWGPEEADELLARQGHKWIPNTQTKEEILNDTDTQ, from the coding sequence ATGACTAAAAATAAACTAAAGAATCCAACAATCATTGTTATTTTTGGAGGAACCGGAGACTTGGCAAAGAGAAAACTCTTTCCCGCTTTTCAAAATCTGTACCTTGATGGACGTATGTCTGAAAAGTTTCAGATTATTGCTCTCGGAAGGGCAGAAAAAACCAATGAAGATTTTCGCAGTTATGTTTTAGATAACCTGAATCTTTTTTCAAGAAAAAAAGGAATTGCAGATCCAGAAACAGAAAAGTTTCTTTCGCACATCACCTACCACAGTCTCGATATTGACAAGGAAGAATCGTACATCGGATTAAACGAAAAAATCAATAATTTTGATCTGGCTTTTGGCGAGCGCGCTAACCGCCTTTTCTATCTTTCGATTACGCCCTCTTTTATTTCGACAATTTCAAACAATATCAAAAAAATTGGACTTGCCGCAAATCCGAAACAAGATCGCATCATTATTGAAAAGCCGTTTGGTTACGATAAAGCCTCTGCAATTGAATTGAACGAAATGCTTTCTCAGACTTTCAAAGAAGAGCAGATTTATAGAATCGACCACTATTTAGGAAAAGAAACCGTTCAGAATATTCTAGCTTTCCGTTTTGGAAATTCGATGTTTGAGCCATTGTGGAGCCGTAATTTTATTGATTTTGTCCAAATTACCGTGGCGGAAGAAGTTGGAGTTGAAGAACGCGGCGGATTCTATGAAGGTGTCGGAGCATTAAAAGATATGATTCAGAATCACTTGCTGCAGATTTTATGCATGACCGCTATGGAAGCGCCTGCATCACTAAACGCAGACGACATTCGTAATCGTAAAGCAGATGTTTTAAAGTCAATTCGTCGTATTAAACCAGAAGAAGTCGATCATTATATCGTGAGAGGCCAATACGGTGCAGGCGAAATAAAGGGAGTTCCTGTTCCAGGTTACCGCCAAGATAAAGGCATCGCACCAGATTCTAACACTGAAACTTACGTGGCTATGAAGATTTATCTGGACAACTGGAGATGGCAGGGAATTCCGTTCTATCTGCGTTCTGGAAAAAGAATGGAAGAAAAACAATCTTCGATCATTATTCAGTTTAAGCCAGTGCCGCACTCTTCATTTTCTTATGGAAAAGAAGGCATGACACCAAACCGACTAATTATCAATATTCAGCCTGCAATGGACATTAAACTGCAGTTTATGACCAAAAAACCGGGACTTTCGCTAGCCTTACGTCCAGCTGAAATGGTTTTTGACTATTTTGCCTGTTCAACCATGTCTCCAGAAGCTTACGAAACATTAATTGCCGATGCTTTGGCAGGAGATCCGACCCTATTCATGCGCTGGGATCAGGTGGAAGAAGCTTGGGACGCTATCGATACGATTCAACAGGTTTGGAAAACCACGCCTCCAACCAATTTCCCAAATTACAAAGCAGGAAGCTGGGGACCTGAAGAAGCCGACGAATTACTGGCAAGACAAGGCCACAAATGGATTCCGAATACACAAACAAAAGAAGAAATTTTAAATGATACAGATACACAATAA
- the gndA gene encoding NADP-dependent phosphogluconate dehydrogenase, translating into MSKFDFGIVGLGVMGRNLLLNIASHNFAAAGLDLDTEKVNSLQQEADANHTIEATTDVKHFVELIQQPRAIMLLVPAGKPVDSAIASLLPHLDKGDIIIDGGNTYFTDTDRRFLELSEKGIHFFGMGISGGEKGARFGPAMMPGGDQKAYERLRPIFEAIAAKVDGEPCVEYLGNGSAGNYVKMVHNGIEYGIMQLISEIYDLMKRGYNLDDETIQKTFAEWNQTDDLRSYLIEITGNILKQKDEDGTQLINKISDWARSKGTGKWTSQNAMDLQVPVPTIDAAVNMRDMSKTKPERIEAAKKLVWNSAESNIPQSEAIAALKSALYFSIVVTYAQGLAQLHTASKEYNYGLNLETVAKIWRGGCIIRATILEDFRKAYVAKSDLPNLLLDGGIASKLTENQSGMRAVIQFAVQKGLPVAGLMNSLAYFDAYRSANLPTNLIQAQRDYFGAHTYERIDKEGVFHTQWAE; encoded by the coding sequence ATGAGCAAATTTGATTTTGGAATTGTAGGACTCGGTGTAATGGGCCGTAACTTACTTTTAAATATCGCCAGCCATAACTTTGCGGCTGCTGGTTTAGACTTAGACACCGAAAAAGTCAATTCTCTTCAACAAGAAGCCGATGCAAATCACACTATTGAAGCTACGACAGATGTAAAGCATTTTGTTGAGCTTATTCAGCAGCCAAGAGCGATTATGCTATTAGTTCCTGCTGGAAAACCGGTTGACAGCGCTATTGCAAGTTTATTGCCTCACTTAGATAAAGGAGACATTATAATTGATGGCGGAAACACTTATTTTACTGATACAGACAGAAGATTTTTAGAGCTTTCTGAAAAAGGAATCCACTTCTTTGGGATGGGAATTTCGGGCGGAGAAAAAGGGGCTCGTTTTGGTCCTGCTATGATGCCAGGTGGAGATCAAAAAGCGTATGAAAGACTGCGTCCTATTTTTGAAGCAATTGCTGCAAAAGTAGATGGAGAACCTTGCGTTGAATATTTAGGAAACGGTTCTGCTGGAAACTATGTAAAAATGGTTCACAACGGAATTGAATACGGAATCATGCAACTGATCTCTGAGATTTATGACTTGATGAAAAGAGGTTATAACTTGGATGACGAAACGATTCAAAAAACTTTTGCCGAATGGAATCAAACCGATGATTTAAGATCGTATTTGATTGAAATTACCGGAAACATTTTAAAACAGAAAGATGAAGACGGAACGCAATTAATCAACAAAATCTCAGATTGGGCAAGATCTAAAGGTACAGGAAAATGGACTTCGCAAAATGCAATGGATTTACAAGTTCCAGTTCCAACTATTGACGCAGCGGTTAATATGCGCGATATGTCTAAAACTAAACCTGAAAGAATTGAAGCTGCCAAAAAATTAGTTTGGAACTCAGCCGAATCAAATATTCCTCAAAGCGAAGCAATTGCAGCTTTAAAATCGGCTTTGTATTTTTCTATCGTCGTGACTTATGCTCAAGGTTTAGCACAGCTTCACACGGCTTCTAAAGAATACAATTACGGATTAAATCTAGAAACGGTTGCTAAAATCTGGCGCGGAGGATGCATCATTCGTGCTACAATTTTAGAAGATTTTAGAAAAGCGTATGTTGCAAAATCAGATTTGCCAAACTTGCTTTTAGATGGCGGAATCGCTTCAAAATTAACAGAAAACCAATCAGGAATGAGAGCGGTGATTCAGTTTGCAGTTCAAAAAGGATTGCCTGTTGCAGGGTTAATGAACTCGCTTGCTTATTTTGACGCTTACCGTTCTGCTAATCTCCCAACCAATTTAATTCAGGCACAGCGTGATTATTTTGGAGCGCATACTTACGAGCGTATCGACAAAGAAGGCGTTTTCCATACACAATGGGCTGAATAA